Proteins from one candidate division KSB1 bacterium genomic window:
- a CDS encoding transcription termination factor Rho — protein MEYTYEQLKDMSAAQLKEAAAKIDHDAVHGYSSMHKDHLIQAICEALGIEAHEHHEVVGIDKAAVKQQIRELKKQRDKALEEKDKVRLKRIRRKIHRLKLKLREAMV, from the coding sequence ATGGAGTATACGTATGAGCAATTAAAGGATATGTCCGCTGCGCAGCTGAAAGAAGCAGCAGCAAAGATTGATCATGATGCCGTGCACGGCTATTCGAGCATGCACAAGGATCATTTGATCCAGGCCATCTGTGAAGCGCTGGGAATCGAAGCGCACGAACATCACGAGGTGGTCGGTATCGACAAGGCGGCGGTCAAACAGCAGATTCGGGAGCTGAAAAAACAGCGGGACAAGGCGCTGGAGGAAAAAGACAAAGTCCGGCTGAAACGAATCCGGCGAAAAATACATCGGCTGAAATTAAAGCTGCGTGAAGCGATGGTATGA
- the pfp gene encoding diphosphate--fructose-6-phosphate 1-phosphotransferase: MSQEKGNVGILVGGGPAPGLNGVIAAVTIEARRRGLKVYGIYDGYKWLVQDDFDELMERVVEFEIQDVSRIHFNGGSVLRTSRTNPAREENGVKNAVKNLEKLGIKYMVTIGGDDTSYGASEIAKGAEGRIKFAHVPKTIDNDLPLPNDLPTFGYNTARHYGAQLVKNLMEDAKTTSRWYVTVAMGRHAGHLALGIGKSAGATLTLIAEEFKDDEYIDIEKVCDIFEASILKRRAMGNPHGVLVIAEGVAERFSPEQLKSIPGVMVEYDNYGHLRLAEVELGKIIMQKVTERFKERGDKQSMVEINIGYVLRCADPIPYDQEYTRDLGYSAVDYLMRTDPEHQKNAMICVENGRFHPLYFEDMIDPKTNKTTVRLVDTERDYYKVATKYMVRLEQRDLKDNALISRMADIARMTNEEFIKKFEYIAIDD; the protein is encoded by the coding sequence ATGAGTCAGGAAAAAGGAAATGTAGGTATATTGGTGGGCGGCGGCCCGGCTCCGGGATTGAACGGGGTGATTGCCGCAGTTACTATCGAAGCGCGTCGCCGCGGCTTAAAAGTATATGGAATTTACGACGGCTACAAATGGCTGGTTCAGGATGATTTTGATGAACTCATGGAGCGCGTTGTTGAATTTGAGATCCAGGATGTATCCCGGATTCACTTTAACGGTGGTTCCGTGTTGAGAACATCGCGAACCAATCCGGCTCGCGAAGAAAACGGCGTTAAAAATGCTGTTAAAAATCTGGAAAAACTCGGCATCAAATATATGGTCACCATCGGCGGTGATGATACGTCCTACGGCGCCAGTGAAATCGCCAAAGGCGCAGAAGGCAGAATTAAATTCGCTCACGTCCCCAAAACCATTGACAATGATTTGCCGCTGCCCAATGATCTGCCGACATTCGGATACAACACCGCGCGTCATTACGGCGCCCAGCTGGTGAAAAACCTGATGGAAGATGCAAAAACCACCAGCCGCTGGTATGTAACCGTTGCCATGGGCCGGCACGCCGGGCATTTGGCGCTGGGAATCGGCAAGTCAGCCGGCGCGACTCTGACGTTGATTGCCGAAGAGTTTAAAGATGATGAATACATCGACATTGAAAAAGTCTGTGATATTTTCGAAGCTTCTATTCTCAAACGCCGCGCCATGGGCAATCCGCACGGCGTGCTGGTGATCGCTGAAGGGGTTGCAGAGCGCTTTAGCCCGGAACAGCTGAAATCTATACCCGGTGTGATGGTGGAGTATGATAATTATGGCCATTTGCGTCTGGCTGAAGTGGAGTTGGGTAAAATTATCATGCAAAAGGTGACCGAACGTTTCAAGGAACGCGGTGATAAACAGAGCATGGTCGAAATTAATATCGGCTATGTGTTGCGTTGTGCCGATCCCATTCCCTACGATCAGGAATACACCCGCGATCTGGGCTACAGCGCTGTTGATTATTTGATGCGCACGGATCCGGAACACCAGAAAAACGCCATGATCTGCGTTGAGAATGGCCGGTTCCATCCGCTTTATTTTGAAGATATGATCGATCCGAAAACCAATAAAACCACGGTCCGGTTGGTGGACACGGAGCGCGATTATTACAAAGTGGCAACCAAATACATGGTGCGTCTGGAACAACGGGATTTGAAAGATAATGCTCTGATCTCTCGTATGGCTGATATTGCCAGGATGACCAATGAAGAATTTATCAAAAAATTCGAATATATTGCCATCGATGACTAG
- the ricT gene encoding regulatory iron-sulfur-containing complex subunit RicT produces MIELVFKNERKQIYENPQQFPFQIGDYAIVEAEKGEDLGVVNQLGSVLERKKGNKEIRNVIRKPTKTDMERYHRNRKREADAYQLCKIKISEHALNMKLVDVEYQFDGQKITFYFTADKRVDFRSLVKDLASIYKVRIELRQIGVRDEAKRVGGYGCCGRKLCCTTFLKEFDPITTQCAKEQNLPLNPQKLSGLCGRLLCCLMYERDFYKQQTQKMPGCGCRFKTEKGIGRVASYNVFKETVTLEFDNHQYETYSLQEMQDFEKNRNSDHS; encoded by the coding sequence ATGATAGAACTGGTATTCAAAAACGAACGCAAACAAATATATGAAAATCCCCAGCAGTTTCCGTTTCAAATCGGCGATTATGCCATTGTTGAAGCTGAAAAAGGCGAGGATCTGGGGGTGGTGAATCAGCTGGGCTCTGTTTTGGAACGCAAAAAAGGCAATAAAGAGATCCGCAATGTCATCCGCAAGCCCACCAAAACCGATATGGAGCGGTATCACAGAAACCGCAAACGCGAAGCGGATGCCTATCAGCTCTGTAAAATCAAGATATCCGAACATGCGCTGAACATGAAACTGGTTGATGTGGAATACCAGTTTGACGGGCAAAAGATCACCTTTTATTTCACAGCGGACAAGCGCGTGGATTTCCGGTCTTTGGTCAAAGACCTGGCCAGTATTTACAAAGTCCGTATCGAGCTGCGCCAGATCGGAGTGCGCGACGAAGCCAAACGCGTGGGCGGATATGGCTGCTGCGGCAGAAAACTGTGCTGCACCACGTTTTTAAAAGAATTTGATCCCATCACCACCCAATGCGCCAAGGAACAGAATTTACCGTTGAATCCGCAAAAATTATCCGGACTCTGTGGCCGCCTGCTCTGCTGCCTGATGTATGAACGTGATTTTTACAAGCAACAGACGCAGAAAATGCCGGGATGCGGCTGCCGGTTCAAAACGGAAAAAGGAATCGGGCGAGTGGCGTCTTATAATGTATTCAAAGAAACGGTCACGCTCGAATTCGACAACCATCAGTACGAAACGTACAGCCTGCAGGAGATGCAGGATTTTGAAAAAAACAGAAACTCTGATCATTCCTGA
- a CDS encoding ATP-dependent 6-phosphofructokinase, with the protein MPGQVKRVGLLTGGGDCPGLNAVIRAVSKSLLRNHEIEVLGLVDGFQGLMDKNVRALDWDAVSGILQQGGTVLGTSNKANPFQRPVQKNGKTVYEDYSEQTLKNAEEMGLDAVVCIGGDGTMTVAHDMMKKGLRVVGVPKTIDNDIYGTDVTFGYDTALSTATDAIDRIHTTAMSHHRVMLVEVMGRYAGWLTLGSGLAGGADIVLIPEIEYDLEEICDVVRERSHRGRKFSIIAVAEGAKPQGGELTVARTVKDSPEKIRLGGIAWKLSTEIEDETGLECRATVLGHLQRGGTPTAHDRILATLYGVAAAELIANRQFDRMVALQNNKITSVPIKEIGGKTRFVDKDNRLIKAVLSVGSSLGTREL; encoded by the coding sequence ATGCCGGGCCAGGTAAAACGAGTAGGATTGTTAACAGGCGGAGGCGATTGCCCCGGCCTGAATGCTGTTATACGCGCTGTATCCAAATCACTGTTGCGCAATCATGAAATCGAGGTACTGGGACTGGTGGATGGATTCCAGGGACTGATGGATAAAAATGTCCGCGCACTGGACTGGGATGCGGTGTCCGGGATTCTGCAGCAGGGCGGCACCGTACTGGGGACTTCAAATAAAGCCAACCCCTTTCAGCGGCCGGTTCAGAAAAACGGAAAGACCGTCTATGAAGATTACTCGGAACAGACTCTGAAAAACGCGGAAGAAATGGGACTGGATGCCGTGGTATGCATCGGCGGCGACGGCACCATGACTGTGGCGCATGACATGATGAAAAAAGGACTGCGCGTGGTAGGGGTTCCGAAAACCATCGACAATGACATTTACGGCACAGACGTGACATTCGGTTATGACACCGCGTTGAGTACCGCAACCGACGCCATTGACCGCATTCACACCACAGCCATGTCGCATCACCGGGTGATGCTGGTTGAAGTGATGGGGCGGTACGCCGGGTGGTTGACGCTGGGCTCGGGACTGGCCGGCGGCGCCGATATTGTGCTGATCCCGGAAATCGAATACGATCTTGAAGAAATCTGCGATGTGGTTCGGGAACGCAGCCATCGCGGACGCAAATTCAGCATTATCGCTGTGGCCGAGGGCGCCAAACCCCAAGGCGGCGAACTGACCGTCGCCCGCACTGTAAAAGACAGTCCGGAGAAAATCCGTTTGGGCGGCATCGCCTGGAAGTTGAGTACAGAAATCGAGGACGAAACCGGACTGGAATGCCGGGCCACCGTTCTCGGACATTTACAGCGCGGCGGAACCCCCACCGCCCATGACCGCATCCTGGCCACGCTTTACGGTGTGGCTGCAGCGGAACTGATCGCCAATCGTCAGTTTGACAGAATGGTGGCTCTGCAGAACAACAAGATCACCAGCGTCCCCATCAAGGAAATCGGAGGCAAAACACGCTTTGTCGACAAGGATAACAGGCTCATTAAAGCCGTTCTCTCCGTCGGCTCCAGCTTGGGAACCCGGGAACTCTAA
- a CDS encoding alpha/beta fold hydrolase, with product MAKDIKTKLISFPGSQGTTLQGRLDLPPDESPHAFALYAHCFTCSKNLKSIHALSGALARHGIGVCRFDFTGLGDSQGDFADTNLSTNVADLKAAADYLEAHYRPPDILIGHSLGGSAVLQLAHQGYANAVVTIAAPFSPQHLQHLMKKNIKQSHQDYVVVSVGPRDYRINRHFFQDLDDNAMRQNIHELKAPLLVLHAAGDGVIEVKQGEQLFEEAPQPKSFVVLPHADHLISSESMAVKTGELVSAWYTLNKME from the coding sequence ATGGCAAAAGACATTAAAACAAAGTTGATCTCCTTTCCCGGAAGCCAGGGCACGACTCTGCAGGGCCGTCTGGATTTGCCGCCTGACGAATCCCCGCATGCATTCGCGCTGTATGCACACTGTTTTACGTGTAGCAAAAATTTGAAATCCATCCATGCCTTGTCCGGGGCTCTGGCCCGGCACGGGATCGGGGTGTGCCGGTTCGATTTTACCGGACTCGGCGACAGTCAGGGCGATTTTGCGGATACCAATCTGAGCACCAATGTGGCTGACCTCAAAGCTGCGGCCGATTATCTGGAGGCGCATTACCGCCCGCCGGATATTCTCATCGGTCATTCACTGGGTGGATCAGCTGTTCTGCAGCTTGCGCATCAGGGCTATGCAAACGCGGTTGTCACCATCGCAGCGCCGTTTTCACCGCAGCATCTGCAGCACCTGATGAAAAAAAACATCAAGCAATCGCATCAGGATTATGTGGTGGTAAGCGTCGGGCCGCGCGATTACCGGATCAATAGACATTTTTTTCAGGATCTGGATGACAATGCCATGCGCCAGAATATTCACGAGTTAAAAGCGCCGTTGCTGGTGCTGCATGCAGCCGGCGATGGCGTGATTGAGGTAAAGCAGGGAGAGCAGCTGTTCGAAGAAGCGCCGCAGCCCAAGAGTTTTGTGGTTCTGCCGCATGCGGATCATCTGATTAGTTCCGAGTCCATGGCTGTCAAGACGGGAGAACTTGTCTCGGCCTGGTATACACTCAATAAAATGGAATAG
- a CDS encoding glutathione peroxidase codes for MTFQINANEANSPLDFTVQSIDGESVDLAQYKGNVVLIVNTASKCGFTPQYDGLQDLYETYKDSGFTVLGFPANNFANQEPGSNEQIQEFCSAEFGVTFPMFAKISVKGEDQALLYQYLTDKSMHDHGGAIKWNFTKFLIGRDGSVVDRFAPTVKPSGKKIKTAIEQQLAVNEQR; via the coding sequence ATGACATTTCAGATAAATGCAAATGAGGCAAACTCTCCGCTTGATTTTACGGTACAGTCTATTGATGGCGAGTCCGTTGATCTGGCCCAATACAAGGGCAATGTAGTACTCATTGTCAATACAGCCAGCAAATGCGGTTTCACGCCGCAATATGACGGATTGCAGGATTTGTATGAGACCTACAAGGATTCCGGATTTACGGTGCTGGGATTCCCGGCAAACAATTTTGCCAACCAGGAACCCGGCAGCAATGAACAAATTCAGGAATTTTGCAGCGCCGAATTCGGTGTGACATTCCCCATGTTTGCCAAGATATCCGTCAAAGGCGAGGATCAGGCGCTTCTGTATCAATATCTGACGGATAAATCCATGCATGATCACGGCGGCGCGATCAAGTGGAATTTTACCAAATTTTTGATCGGACGCGACGGCAGTGTGGTTGACCGTTTTGCACCGACTGTCAAGCCCTCCGGGAAAAAAATCAAAACTGCGATTGAGCAGCAATTGGCCGTGAACGAACAGAGATGA
- the holB gene encoding DNA polymerase III subunit delta' — translation MAHIQMDTMGQERPKQILGRALENGRVPHAYLFSGPAGVGKEALAIEFTKALFCSSLEKRPCHVCSSCTRISRFQHPDFIFLFPTSGDKIEEQNQVLQSVAANPYARKQLWASPLISIDAVRQVRKASNLKPSEGRRMVVIAEADKMNIQASNAILKILEEPPASMHLILTTAQPAKLLPTILSRCQEIRLGPLRAQDIETALVEREGLKTGQARLLSLAAQGSYGQALEWKEEGFQEKRETALNILRTCLKSRKAQLDLIQELLQTQDKSQIRKILTWLILWYRDSHIASLLNDSRERIVNADLSDTLEKFNNTFESIDHERSILEIERSIEMLERNIQIQLVLTVLFQRLGKNMKKR, via the coding sequence ATGGCACACATACAAATGGATACCATGGGTCAGGAACGCCCCAAACAAATTCTGGGCCGGGCGCTGGAAAACGGCCGTGTACCGCACGCCTACTTGTTCAGCGGCCCCGCCGGTGTGGGCAAGGAAGCGCTGGCAATCGAGTTTACCAAAGCCTTGTTTTGCAGCTCACTGGAAAAACGTCCCTGCCATGTGTGCTCCAGCTGTACCCGGATATCCCGGTTTCAGCATCCGGATTTTATATTCCTGTTTCCGACATCCGGAGACAAGATCGAAGAACAGAATCAGGTGCTGCAGAGCGTGGCTGCCAATCCGTACGCCCGCAAGCAGCTCTGGGCATCTCCGCTGATCAGCATAGATGCCGTGCGTCAGGTGCGCAAAGCCAGCAATTTAAAACCATCGGAAGGCAGGCGCATGGTGGTGATCGCGGAGGCTGATAAAATGAATATACAGGCGTCCAACGCCATTTTGAAAATACTTGAGGAACCGCCGGCCTCCATGCATCTGATCCTCACGACGGCACAGCCGGCAAAACTACTGCCGACTATTCTGTCGCGTTGTCAGGAAATTCGGCTCGGCCCGCTGCGCGCGCAGGACATTGAAACCGCGCTTGTGGAGCGTGAAGGCCTGAAAACCGGGCAGGCGCGCCTGCTGTCACTGGCGGCGCAGGGCAGTTATGGACAGGCTCTGGAATGGAAAGAAGAAGGATTTCAGGAGAAACGCGAGACCGCACTGAACATTTTGCGCACCTGCCTGAAATCCCGAAAAGCCCAACTGGACCTGATCCAGGAATTGCTGCAAACGCAAGACAAGAGTCAGATTAGAAAAATTCTGACCTGGCTTATTCTCTGGTATCGGGATTCGCATATCGCATCTCTGCTAAATGACAGCCGCGAGCGGATTGTGAATGCAGATCTGTCGGATACCCTGGAAAAATTTAATAATACATTCGAATCTATCGATCATGAACGATCCATATTGGAGATAGAACGATCAATTGAAATGCTCGAACGCAATATTCAGATTCAGCTTGTTTTAACAGTTTTGTTTCAGCGTTTGGGCAAAAATATGAAGAAGCGTTGA
- the metG gene encoding methionine--tRNA ligase encodes MAQNKEYKRILVTSALPYANGPIHLGHLAGAYLPADIYVRYQRRKKREVIYICGSDEHGVPITIAAEKKGVSPQDIVDEFHNRNLKAFQAFGMSFDYYGRTSSPVHHETSQQFFLKLYNKDIFKKKSEKQLYDQKTDMFLPDRYVKGTCPSCGYNEAYGDQCEKCGASLSPNELIDPVSTLTGNKPELKETEHWYLPLERLQKEIEAWIDSRENWKSNVMGQVKTWLNEGLADRAVTRDLKWGVPVPLQEATGKVLYVWFDAPIGYISATKEWAQELNEPERWKEYWQRDDTKLVHFIGKDNIVFHCIMFPAMLQVHGDFVLPDNVPANEFLNLEGNKLSTSKNYAVWLEDYCKKYPVDPLRYYLACTAPETRDSDFTWEEYLHRNNDELADILGNFINRSLAFTQKRFDGAVPPRGELDDLDNSMLDTIRRAPQIIGSHLEHYENRKAVTALMDVARAANKYFNDQHPWKTIKSDPDRCATTLNICIHTCQVLLMLMEPVLPHTARRGWPMLGLDEALEKKAWDDIGKQDIPAGHKLGKIEILFKKIEYKDIEPEIQRLRAIQKKLEQEQTAEPSPKQEDKKISIDEFARVKLKVATVLRAENVKKTDKLLKLQIKVGSEERQIVAGIAQHYSPEEITGKKIIIAANLEPAKIRGIESNGMLLAAEDENGHFSVLTCDRDIESGAPIR; translated from the coding sequence ATGGCACAGAACAAGGAATACAAACGTATACTCGTGACCAGCGCTCTACCCTACGCAAACGGACCGATTCATCTCGGCCATCTGGCCGGCGCTTATCTTCCGGCTGATATCTATGTGCGTTATCAGCGCCGCAAAAAACGCGAGGTGATCTATATCTGCGGTTCGGATGAACACGGTGTTCCGATTACCATAGCCGCTGAGAAAAAAGGGGTCTCTCCTCAGGATATTGTCGATGAATTTCACAACCGCAATCTCAAGGCCTTCCAGGCGTTTGGAATGTCGTTTGATTATTACGGCAGAACCAGTTCCCCCGTACATCACGAAACCTCGCAGCAATTCTTTTTAAAACTGTATAACAAAGATATATTCAAAAAAAAGTCGGAAAAACAGCTTTACGATCAAAAGACGGATATGTTTTTGCCGGACCGGTACGTCAAAGGCACCTGCCCCTCCTGCGGCTATAACGAAGCGTACGGTGACCAGTGCGAAAAATGCGGGGCCTCCCTGTCCCCCAATGAACTCATTGATCCGGTCAGCACTCTGACCGGCAACAAACCGGAACTCAAGGAAACCGAGCACTGGTATCTGCCGCTGGAGCGTCTGCAAAAAGAGATTGAAGCCTGGATCGATTCGCGCGAGAACTGGAAATCCAACGTGATGGGTCAGGTTAAAACCTGGCTGAACGAAGGCCTGGCGGACCGCGCGGTGACCCGTGACCTGAAATGGGGTGTTCCCGTTCCCCTGCAGGAAGCAACGGGCAAAGTCCTGTATGTCTGGTTTGACGCGCCCATCGGTTATATCTCCGCCACCAAGGAATGGGCGCAGGAGCTGAATGAACCCGAACGCTGGAAAGAATACTGGCAGCGCGACGATACCAAACTGGTGCATTTTATCGGTAAAGACAATATCGTGTTCCATTGTATCATGTTTCCGGCCATGCTGCAGGTGCACGGTGATTTTGTGTTACCGGACAATGTGCCGGCGAACGAATTTTTAAACCTGGAAGGCAATAAACTCAGTACCAGCAAAAACTATGCGGTGTGGCTGGAAGACTATTGCAAAAAATATCCGGTTGATCCTCTGCGCTATTATCTGGCCTGCACAGCGCCGGAAACGCGCGATTCTGACTTTACCTGGGAAGAATACCTGCACCGCAACAATGATGAACTGGCGGACATTCTGGGTAACTTTATCAACCGCAGCCTGGCGTTCACTCAAAAACGTTTTGACGGTGCGGTTCCGCCACGCGGCGAACTGGACGATCTGGACAACAGCATGCTGGATACGATCCGCCGGGCGCCGCAGATAATCGGCAGCCATCTGGAACACTATGAAAACCGCAAAGCCGTAACTGCGCTGATGGACGTGGCGCGTGCGGCCAACAAATATTTCAATGATCAGCATCCCTGGAAAACGATAAAGTCCGATCCGGATCGCTGCGCCACCACACTGAATATTTGTATTCATACCTGCCAGGTGCTTTTGATGCTCATGGAACCCGTGCTGCCGCACACAGCACGCAGAGGCTGGCCGATGCTGGGATTGGATGAAGCCCTGGAGAAAAAAGCCTGGGACGACATCGGAAAACAGGACATTCCGGCCGGTCACAAACTCGGTAAAATCGAAATTTTATTCAAAAAAATTGAATACAAAGATATAGAGCCGGAGATACAGCGGCTGCGCGCTATTCAAAAGAAACTTGAACAGGAGCAAACGGCTGAACCATCACCGAAACAAGAGGATAAAAAGATATCAATCGATGAATTTGCACGCGTTAAACTCAAGGTTGCGACCGTGCTGCGGGCCGAAAATGTCAAAAAAACAGACAAGCTGCTCAAGCTGCAGATCAAAGTCGGTTCAGAAGAACGCCAAATCGTCGCCGGCATCGCGCAGCACTATTCTCCGGAAGAGATCACCGGCAAAAAGATTATCATTGCAGCCAATCTCGAACCCGCTAAAATTCGCGGAATCGAGTCCAATGGAATGTTGTTGGCCGCGGAAGATGAGAACGGTCATTTTTCCGTGTTAACCTGCGACCGTGACATCGAGTCCGGCGCCCCGATACGTTAA
- the pheA gene encoding prephenate dehydratase → MTMTIWRTETLNMAIPKVAFQGARYAFSEMASQKFFGKEIECIPCKTFQTVFERVEKGDADYGVVPVENSLTGSIHRNIDLLLEHDIHIIGEVHLRVAQHLIACPGVQMQDIHMIYSHPQALEQCRSFLMSLKDVEPIASYDTAGSVKMIRDKKMMDAAAIGSRWAARDYGMTILKEEVEDIPENYTRFNVLSLRDEPLKAPTKTSVVFAMKSIPGALFKSLSVFALRDIDLVKIESRPLRGRPWEYIFYLDFVGSMQEERSQNAIRHLKEITSMIRVLGSYPAANRNGNEQ, encoded by the coding sequence GTGACAATGACCATCTGGAGAACAGAGACATTGAATATGGCTATACCCAAGGTTGCCTTTCAGGGTGCGCGCTACGCCTTTAGTGAAATGGCATCTCAAAAGTTTTTTGGCAAAGAGATAGAGTGTATTCCCTGCAAAACGTTTCAAACCGTGTTCGAACGCGTGGAAAAAGGCGATGCGGATTACGGAGTGGTGCCGGTGGAAAATTCACTCACCGGCAGCATACACCGGAATATTGATCTGCTTCTCGAACATGATATCCATATCATCGGCGAAGTGCATTTGCGCGTCGCTCAGCATCTGATTGCCTGTCCCGGCGTTCAAATGCAGGATATTCATATGATTTACTCGCATCCGCAGGCGCTGGAGCAATGCCGGTCTTTTCTCATGTCCCTAAAGGATGTAGAGCCTATTGCCAGTTATGATACGGCGGGCAGTGTTAAAATGATCCGTGATAAAAAGATGATGGACGCTGCTGCTATCGGCAGCCGCTGGGCGGCCCGGGATTACGGGATGACTATTCTCAAAGAAGAGGTGGAAGATATTCCGGAAAACTATACCCGGTTTAATGTGCTGTCCCTGCGGGATGAACCACTAAAAGCGCCGACCAAAACATCCGTGGTGTTTGCCATGAAAAGCATCCCGGGCGCACTCTTTAAATCACTGAGTGTTTTTGCTCTTAGGGATATTGATTTGGTGAAAATCGAGTCCAGGCCCCTGCGCGGCAGACCCTGGGAATATATTTTTTATCTGGATTTTGTCGGTTCAATGCAGGAAGAACGCAGTCAGAATGCCATCCGGCATCTAAAAGAAATTACGTCCATGATCCGGGTGCTTGGGTCTTATCCGGCAGCAAACAGAAATGGAAACGAACAATAA
- a CDS encoding peptidoglycan DD-metalloendopeptidase family protein codes for MKLYQFYKILFVIFLLSVSGVQAQSAGSNTARQRRELQELRSEIENYEEKLAESKSKTKAAGDLIANMDREIDVAIRYVDNLKQVVQSKEQEIREQKQQIDELSEQIDELKALVKRRIVSYYKYGQRHDYELLFTSNTWRQVQVWLKYQKLIAGNDRRNYQALIEKRNELQQRREQLKQDIREREYALNQHTRETRQLKLSREKRRKYLKSLARDTTYLARHLEELQQAQTQIRQAIERNERKRRLHQKSTAGTDAAADRQQDGVAFSSLRGRLPWPVQGEIITRFGTYKHPTLNTVTENIGVEIKTSRGQPVKAVDAGQVQTITWQRGRGNIIILAHDNGYYTVYTHIESIKVNMMQHVSAEDIIGTVGESGSLKGPILHFQIWKNTENLNPETWLK; via the coding sequence GTGAAACTATATCAATTTTACAAAATACTCTTTGTTATTTTTCTGCTGTCTGTTTCCGGAGTTCAGGCGCAATCCGCCGGTTCCAACACGGCCCGGCAGCGGCGGGAACTGCAAGAGCTGCGCTCCGAAATTGAAAATTATGAAGAAAAACTTGCGGAATCGAAAAGCAAGACAAAAGCCGCCGGCGATCTGATTGCCAATATGGACCGTGAAATTGATGTGGCAATCCGCTATGTGGACAATCTGAAACAGGTTGTCCAAAGCAAAGAACAAGAGATTCGGGAACAAAAGCAGCAAATTGACGAGCTGAGTGAGCAGATCGATGAATTAAAGGCGCTGGTCAAACGTCGGATTGTCAGTTACTATAAATACGGACAGCGCCACGATTACGAGCTTTTGTTCACCAGCAATACATGGCGCCAGGTCCAGGTCTGGTTAAAATATCAAAAACTCATTGCCGGGAATGACCGGCGCAATTATCAAGCGCTGATCGAGAAACGCAATGAACTGCAGCAACGCCGGGAACAGCTCAAACAGGATATTCGGGAGCGGGAGTACGCTCTCAACCAGCACACGCGCGAAACCCGGCAACTGAAACTCAGCCGCGAAAAACGCCGGAAATATTTAAAATCCCTGGCCCGGGATACGACGTACCTGGCGCGGCATCTGGAGGAACTGCAGCAGGCTCAGACTCAGATCCGTCAGGCGATTGAACGCAACGAGCGCAAACGCCGGCTGCATCAAAAATCAACGGCCGGAACCGATGCAGCCGCAGACCGCCAACAGGACGGGGTTGCATTTAGCTCGCTTCGCGGGCGTCTGCCGTGGCCGGTTCAGGGTGAAATCATCACCCGGTTTGGCACATACAAACACCCGACATTGAACACCGTTACGGAAAACATTGGTGTGGAAATCAAAACCTCGCGCGGGCAGCCTGTAAAAGCGGTCGACGCCGGTCAGGTGCAAACCATCACCTGGCAGCGGGGCCGCGGCAATATCATTATTCTGGCGCATGACAACGGCTATTACACGGTGTATACGCATATTGAATCGATCAAAGTGAATATGATGCAGCATGTGAGCGCCGAAGACATTATAGGTACGGTTGGTGAATCGGGTTCTCTAAAGGGACCGATCCTGCATTTTCAGATATGGAAAAATACAGAGAACTTGAATCCGGAAACCTGGTTAAAATAG